The window CCATCCGCCTCCCAGCGGGCGAACCGCTCGTAGACGGTCTGCCACGGCCCATACCGCCCCGGCAGATCACGCCACGGAGCCCCGGTCCGCAAACGCCACAGCACACCATCGACCACCTGCCGGTGATCACGCCACGGCCGACCACGCCCATCCACCTGCGGCAACAAGGGCTCCATCCGCTCCCACGCCGCGTCCGTCAACTCACCTCGCCCTGCCGCAAGATCAATTATCAGACAAGTCTTAGCGGCCAGCCCCCGCTGGCCGTCCGGACCCCCGGACGGCCAGCGGGCCCCCGACCTCTCCCGCACACCAGCAGGCGCCCAGGCCCCGCCGGCTGCCGCCCGTTCACACTGAAGGGAGCACCGATAAAGCTCCGTACGGATCTCGCCCCGCTCGCGGCCGCCGTCACCGACGCCGCCCGGGCCCTGCCCGCCCCGGCCCCCGTCCTCGCCGCGATCCGGCTGTGGGCCACCACCGGCGCCCTGGCCGTCGCCGCCTTCGACTACGAGACCAGCGCCCAGGCCACCGCGGAAGCCGAGGTCACCACCCCCGGCACCGTCCTGGTCTCCCGCCGCCTCCTCGCCGACGTCACCCGCACGATCTAGGGCACCCACCCGGTCGACCTCGAACTCGACGGCCGCCTGGTCCTGACCTCCGGCCGCACCCGCTACACCCTGCACACCCTCCCGCTGGAGGAGTACCCCACCCTGCCCCGTGCCGCAGAGGCCAGCGGCACCGTCTCCGGGCCCGCCCTCGCCGAGGCGATCCACCAGGTCGCCATCGCCGCGGGCCGCGACGACGCCCTCCCGACCCTGACCGGCATCCAGGCCGAGATCACGGACGACGCCGCCATCGTCGAGCTCGGCGGTGTGCTGGAGCTCCCAGCTACCCGTATCGGGCGCTTCAGGGGCGCGGCCATCCCGGAAGGCTGCGCGGTCAGCGCCGGCCGCCGCCGATGCGGCGGTCGTCGGCCAGTGCGGTAAGCGGGCCGAACTCGCGGGCAAGCTGGTTCCACGTCAGAACCTCGCCACAGCGGGCCGGGAACTCCTTCGGGTTGAACTCGGGCATGGTCCAGGTGCCAGTGCCCCGGTCCCGTAGCCACAGGTCCCCGTCACCGTCGACCACAGTCGGCGGGACCGGTACGGGCTCGGCCTGATCGGTGGGCTCCCAGGTGACCCGGCCCGGGTGGGAAACGCGGCGCAGCTCGGTGGTGGCCAGCCGCGCGGCCAAGTCACGGGTGGACTCTTCGGCGTCCTTGACCGACGTGAGTCGGAATGCGTCGTCAAGTACGGGCAGGGCTGGATTCTTGCTGCGCTTTGAACTCATACGCTGACTACCTCCGGTGGGGGGCGTCACATCCGTTGTGGCACCCCGTAGAGGAACACGGTATCCGAGGCGGGAGCCGGGCCGGCTACGACCACTGTCCAGGTGGAGGCGCCGGCACACCGGGCGGTGGGGCTAGGTGGTGAGCTGGTCCTGGACGTGGCGCAACCCGCAGCCAATGGCACCGGACCCGAGATGGCGGCGACATTTGCCCTGCCTGCTGGATGAACGAACGACGATGATCGCCAACCGACACGCGACGAACGCCCAGGTTCGGGGCGCCGAGGCAGTATTCGCGAACTCAGGCGGTTACCGGCGGATACATCGGCGACTCCGCCCGCGCCGAGATCGCCTACGCCTACCAGCTCGGACGGCCCGTCCGCTACACCGACCCGGTCGGCCACGCGGTCATCCTCCACCGGCCGGACCTGGACCCGGTACGGATCGGCCCGTACGAGCACGAGTACCGGGCCGAGGAGATTGCCGCCGGCCTGCGCAGATGCGCTCCACCGCGCACGTTGAGGGCACCGTCATCGAGACCGGAGCCTTCCGACCCGACCGGCCACCTCGCACCCCGGGTACCGGCCGACCCGCACGCCGTGGCCGAAGCCATGGACAACGCCCCCGGCGGCGACGGCACTGGTCGCAAATTTTCGCTGGCGCGGGCGCCGGAGCTGACGTAGCAGGCCAGCGCCTGGAGCGGGCCCGTACGGCCCTCACCGCGCTGGAGGCGTCGTGAGGGTCACCAGCCACGAGAACTGCCTGCGCCGAGTGCGACGGCCGGTCCGACCGCCCCCACCTGGCCGGCCTGCGGCCCGGCCACCTCCACCAGGCACCCGAACGCGCCGCCCCGGCGGGTCGCGGTCGAAGCAGGGTGGGCGGCCGCCATGGCTGCCTCGTCGTTGGCGGTGGCCGATCTGGTCGGACGGCTGAGGGATGACCGCGCGGATGCCCCGGCGGCGCAGGTGGGCCCGGATGGCGCGTGAGGAGTAGGCGCGGTCGGCCAGAACAGCGTCGGGCCTGGTCCGGGGCCTGCCGGGTCCGGTGCGAGGTACGCGGATGAGGGCCATCACCGTCTCGAAGGCAGGTGCGTCACCGGCCTGGCCTGCAGTGACGGTGAAGGCCAGGGGACGGGCCCGGCCGTCGGCCGCCAGGTGGACCTTGGTGCTCAGGCCTCCGCGGGTGCGTCCGAGTGCATGATCGGCCGGCTCCCGGCGCCCCGCCGCCCCTTTTTGAGTGCTCCGGCGGCGTGCTGGTGGGCCCGGACGATGGTCGAGTCGACGGAGACGGTCCAGTCGATGTCGTCGTTGGCGTCCGCCGCGGCCAGGATGGACGTAAGGATCCGTTCCCAGGTGCCGTCGACAGCCCATCTGACCAGCCGTTTGTGCGCGGTCTGGAACGGACCGAGCTCGCCGGGCAGGTCCCGCCAGGGCGAGTTGGTGCGGTATTTCCAGGTGATGGCTTCCAGAGTGCGGCGGTGGTCGGCCCACCGTCGTCCACGGACCGGATCGGCTGGCATCAGCGGCTCGATCCGGTCCCACATCGCATCAGTGATCACTAATCGGACAGACACATCCGATCAACTGACCAACCCATCAAAGAGACACGCGCTAGGTGTGGAGGCGGCTGTTGGGTCCGTCCTGGTCACCGGCGGCTTCCTCGTTGAACCAGTAGTCACCTGCCGCCAGGTACCGGAAGGAATGGCTGCTCCTGCTGGGCAGCTCGACCGTGACGGCACGCTTGCCGTCCTTGCGCGGCTGGAGCGTGTGAACTCCGGGCTGCCAGTCGTTGAAGTCGCCCACCACGCTGACGGGGCCGGGCGGTGTGTCGGCCGGGAGGACGAAGGTGACCCTGGTGCGGTCCTTCTTCAGCGTGCGCTCCAGCATGTGGTGACTCCAAAGACGGTGAAGGGAGGGCTACGGGCACATCCTCGGCGGCGGAAGCCCGCAGAGCGTGCAGACGCCGCTGCCCGGGTCGCGGCATCACCCGCCCACCGCATTGTGTGCAGCCCGCACGCATCGCGCCTGCGGTGCCCCCTGGAGCCGGCCGGCGTCCTCGGGCACCGGCCACGGGGAAGTCGCGCCGCGCGGCATGTCGGATCCGGCAGCCTCCCGCGCTGAGGGAAGATGCCGTGTCGGGGCCCGTGGACGGCTGAGGAAGACGGTGATTCGGCTGTGACGCCGCCCAGTGGTTACGTGGAGGAAGCGGCTCCGGTCACCGCGGGTCCCGGTGCCGGGAAGAAGGGCCTCAAGGCCGGCGCCCTGGGCCTGGCCTCCTCCGTGGCCATCGGCGTGGCGTCCACCGCCCCCGCCTACAGCCTGGCGGCCACGCTCGGCCTCATCGTGTCGCGGGTCGGCCCCCAGGCCCCGGTCATCACCATGCTGGCCTTCATCCCGATGCTGCTGATCGCCTACGCCTACCGGGAGCTCAACGCCGGCGACGCGGACTGCGGAACCACCTTCACCTGGGCGACCCGGGCCTTCGGCCCCCGCATCGGGTGGATGGGCGGCTGGGGAATCATCGTCGCCGACG is drawn from Streptomyces sp. NBC_01232 and contains these coding sequences:
- a CDS encoding isoamylase early set domain-containing protein, whose product is MLERTLKKDRTRVTFVLPADTPPGPVSVVGDFNDWQPGVHTLQPRKDGKRAVTVELPSRSSHSFRYLAAGDYWFNEEAAGDQDGPNSRLHT
- a CDS encoding IS5 family transposase (programmed frameshift); this encodes MSVRLVITDAMWDRIEPLMPADPVRGRRWADHRRTLEAITWKYRTNSPWRDLPGELGPFQTAHKRLVRWAVDGTWERILTSILAAADANDDIDWTVSVDSTIVRAHQHAAGAPQKGAAGRREPADHALGRTRGGLSTKVHLAADGRARPLAFTVTAGQAGDAPAFETVMALIRVPRTGPGRPRTRPDAVLADRAYSSRAIRAHLRRRGIRAVIPQPSDQIGHRQRRGSHGGRPPCFDRDPPGRRVRVPGGGGRAAGRPGGGGRTGRRTRRRQFSWLVTLTTPPAR